One genomic segment of Paenibacillus sp. FSL H8-0332 includes these proteins:
- a CDS encoding helix-turn-helix transcriptional regulator, translating to MKPAVMIRDQLADYLTQHGLSINQFAISSGINSGTLSRIINGHQPIAMSHLELITAGMGLSEDFFYSLYVEECFYYSAPTWRRLRPFIVKCAELGRTDCIERLVENLLDNLTYVPMLYEVAEGLFQQGHWPAAALLYENVSASEKYQYSERLATCQYRLFQIALGDDQSTNLRAATLFESYVPRLNEADQLDGLKDLLEVYYSLQQWPKVDELAEKMLGLATLRYNLQLQSNLNRGNIKTSKTPLYLYILRAHLFLSSICMEYGDYKSAIELVPRYMDGSWIKEDDEEARRTLVQFREWGTANIYLYRMLDGQIEVLDEYVEYISAQTDEIFTAMYNIIRCANWYNWNVDHILERFSAYIPYRTYKSEFGQYNSQIMADKHARFLAELANYYLHNKRNRGIEFLLESLESSSIINNESVVITCVNLFEQYRDAASGEEMERYKLLIREVCKPNETTIYQASSSM from the coding sequence TTGAAGCCTGCAGTCATGATTCGAGACCAGCTTGCAGATTATTTAACCCAGCATGGGCTGTCCATTAATCAGTTCGCCATAAGCTCCGGTATTAATTCCGGGACACTGAGCCGGATTATTAATGGCCATCAGCCCATTGCCATGAGCCATCTGGAGTTAATCACTGCAGGAATGGGGCTCAGTGAGGATTTTTTTTACAGCTTGTATGTGGAGGAATGTTTCTATTATTCGGCACCGACCTGGCGGCGGCTTCGCCCGTTCATTGTGAAGTGTGCGGAACTGGGGCGAACGGATTGTATTGAGCGTCTGGTGGAGAACCTGCTTGATAATCTGACCTATGTTCCCATGTTGTATGAAGTTGCGGAAGGCTTGTTCCAGCAGGGCCACTGGCCGGCGGCTGCACTGCTCTATGAGAATGTAAGCGCCAGTGAGAAATACCAGTATTCCGAACGTCTGGCCACCTGCCAATACCGCCTGTTCCAGATTGCCCTGGGTGATGACCAGAGCACGAACCTGCGCGCGGCCACTTTGTTTGAGAGTTACGTTCCGCGGCTGAATGAGGCGGATCAGTTGGATGGGTTGAAGGATTTGTTGGAAGTCTATTATTCCTTGCAGCAGTGGCCTAAAGTTGATGAACTCGCAGAGAAGATGCTTGGACTGGCTACACTACGGTATAATCTCCAGCTCCAGTCAAACCTTAATCGAGGTAACATTAAAACTTCTAAAACTCCACTATATCTCTATATTTTGCGCGCTCATCTCTTTCTCTCTAGTATTTGCATGGAATACGGGGATTATAAATCTGCTATAGAACTTGTGCCGCGCTATATGGACGGAAGCTGGATAAAGGAAGATGATGAAGAAGCGAGACGGACGTTAGTTCAGTTTAGAGAATGGGGTACTGCGAATATTTATTTATACCGCATGCTGGACGGACAAATAGAAGTGCTAGACGAGTATGTCGAATATATATCTGCACAAACTGACGAGATATTTACGGCGATGTACAATATTATCCGATGTGCAAATTGGTATAATTGGAATGTTGATCACATTCTGGAGCGCTTCTCTGCCTATATCCCATATCGAACTTATAAATCAGAATTTGGTCAATACAACTCACAGATTATGGCAGACAAACACGCCAGATTTCTCGCTGAATTGGCAAACTATTATTTACATAATAAGAGAAACAGAGGGATAGAATTCTTACTAGAAAGTTTGGAATCTTCATCTATTATAAATAACGAGAGTGTAGTAATCACTTGTGTCAATTTGTTTGAACAATACAGGGATGCTGCCAGTGGAGAAGAGATGGAAAGATACAAACTTTTAATCAGAGAGGTGTGCAAACCAAATGAAACAACAATTTATCAAGCTTCTAGTTCTATGTAG
- a CDS encoding LysE/ArgO family amino acid transporter: MVQAILHGMILAFGLILPLGVQNIFVFNQGAQHPKFRSVLPVALTAAVCDTLLIAAAVGGVSLVILSLRWVTPVIYGVGILFLTFMGWRIWHSAPAKDESGRLSPKGQILYALSVSLLNPHALLDTVGVIGTSSLQYEGAVRWTFAAATVGVSWLWFLGLAAAGRQLGRMDASGKVMKGLNTVSALLIWAIAVYMGVQLWWLLYG, translated from the coding sequence ATGGTGCAAGCCATTCTACATGGAATGATCCTGGCCTTCGGGCTGATTCTGCCGTTGGGCGTGCAGAATATATTTGTTTTTAATCAAGGGGCACAACACCCCAAATTTCGCAGTGTACTGCCTGTCGCACTGACGGCAGCGGTATGCGACACACTGCTTATCGCTGCCGCAGTCGGTGGAGTTTCCTTGGTCATTTTATCGCTGCGCTGGGTCACGCCTGTTATATATGGTGTGGGCATTTTGTTTCTCACCTTCATGGGCTGGAGAATCTGGCACTCTGCTCCGGCAAAGGATGAGTCGGGCCGTCTCTCGCCGAAGGGACAGATACTCTATGCGCTGTCAGTATCTCTATTGAACCCGCATGCCCTTCTGGATACGGTCGGCGTGATCGGAACCAGCTCGCTGCAATACGAAGGGGCGGTGCGCTGGACCTTCGCGGCGGCGACGGTGGGCGTCTCCTGGCTCTGGTTCCTGGGTCTTGCTGCAGCGGGCCGCCAGCTTGGCAGGATGGATGCGTCCGGCAAGGTCATGAAGGGGCTGAATACCGTTTCGGCCCTGCTGATCTGGGCAATCGCCGTTTACATGGGAGTTCAGTTGTGGTGGCTGTTGTATGGCTAA
- a CDS encoding ABC transporter ATP-binding protein, with product MKNKQAPQKQGAAMKPFLKLLHETKPSYLLLALALGLSVISTLVGLVIPMFTKNLVDGFSLASVSKLQIAGIAGAFIAQTVAGGVSIYLLNAVGQRVVAGLRDRLWRKFLVLPVSYYNENRTGESVSRMTNDTGILKTLISEHLASLFTGLISIVGSVLVLFYLNWKMTLVLFTVLPLSALILVPLGRQMYKISKGTQDETASFTAVLSGVLSEIRLVKSSGAEQKEYEAGRQGIMNLLGFGIREGKISALISPLISFVFMMLLVVIIGYGGMLVSSGALTAGELVAFILYLIQIIMPLTQLTQFFTQLQKAKGASERIIETLEAEEEVYEGVEEAEGTEGPIAVEDLSFGYKTGEKVLSKVSFTMQPGQVTAIVGPSGGGKTTLFSLLERFYEPQSGVIRLDGKPAPVFSLKSWRKQIGYVSQESPLLAGTIAENLGYGLEREVSKEELKRAAAMAYADGFIEELPDGYNTDVGERGVKLSGGQRQRIAIARALLRDPKILMLDEATSSLDSQSEAVVQKALGNLMQGRTTIVIAHRLATVVNADQIIFMEKGRITGKGTHEELLRDHELYREFAEQQLQLNTPELLSQGIEEGSTDYGQNTGSGRRSAHPRIGGSVPES from the coding sequence ATGAAGAACAAGCAAGCACCGCAGAAGCAGGGGGCGGCCATGAAGCCGTTCCTGAAGCTGCTGCACGAAACCAAACCATCCTATCTGCTGCTGGCGCTGGCCCTTGGCCTCAGCGTGATTTCGACCCTAGTCGGTCTGGTGATTCCCATGTTCACGAAGAATCTGGTGGACGGCTTCTCGCTGGCTTCTGTCAGCAAGCTGCAGATTGCCGGCATCGCCGGAGCGTTCATTGCGCAGACCGTTGCCGGCGGAGTCTCGATCTACCTTTTGAATGCCGTCGGGCAAAGAGTCGTGGCGGGTCTGCGTGACAGGCTGTGGCGCAAATTCCTGGTGCTGCCCGTATCCTACTACAATGAGAACCGGACAGGCGAGAGCGTCAGCCGGATGACTAATGATACAGGAATTCTCAAGACACTGATCTCGGAGCATCTGGCCAGTCTGTTCACCGGCCTCATCTCCATTGTCGGTTCTGTCCTGGTGCTGTTCTATCTGAACTGGAAAATGACGCTGGTGCTGTTCACGGTGCTCCCGCTGTCGGCGCTCATTCTGGTGCCGCTGGGACGGCAGATGTACAAAATCTCCAAGGGAACGCAGGATGAGACGGCCTCCTTCACCGCTGTGCTCAGCGGCGTATTGTCCGAGATCCGGCTGGTGAAATCCTCGGGAGCGGAGCAGAAGGAGTATGAAGCTGGACGGCAAGGGATTATGAATCTGCTGGGCTTCGGGATTCGTGAGGGCAAGATCAGCGCCCTGATCAGCCCGCTGATCTCCTTCGTCTTCATGATGCTGCTGGTGGTCATTATCGGTTATGGCGGGATGCTGGTATCCTCAGGGGCGCTCACCGCCGGTGAACTGGTCGCCTTTATTCTGTATCTGATTCAGATTATTATGCCGCTGACGCAGCTGACGCAATTCTTCACCCAGCTCCAGAAGGCCAAGGGTGCCTCCGAGCGGATTATTGAGACCCTTGAAGCAGAGGAAGAGGTGTATGAAGGCGTGGAAGAGGCTGAAGGCACAGAGGGGCCAATCGCTGTGGAAGACCTCAGCTTCGGATACAAGACAGGAGAGAAGGTGCTCAGCAAGGTAAGCTTCACTATGCAGCCTGGGCAGGTGACTGCCATAGTCGGCCCGAGCGGCGGCGGTAAAACAACCCTGTTCTCACTGCTGGAACGGTTCTATGAGCCGCAGAGCGGAGTCATCCGGCTGGATGGCAAACCGGCGCCCGTGTTCTCCCTGAAATCCTGGCGGAAGCAGATCGGTTATGTCTCACAGGAAAGTCCGCTGCTGGCCGGTACCATTGCCGAGAATCTCGGATACGGACTGGAACGCGAGGTCAGCAAGGAGGAGCTGAAGCGGGCTGCGGCCATGGCCTACGCTGACGGCTTCATTGAGGAGCTCCCGGACGGCTACAACACAGATGTCGGTGAACGCGGGGTGAAGCTGTCCGGCGGACAGCGGCAGCGGATTGCCATCGCCAGAGCGCTGCTGCGCGATCCGAAGATCCTCATGCTGGATGAGGCTACCTCAAGCCTCGACAGCCAGTCGGAGGCCGTGGTGCAGAAGGCGCTGGGCAATCTGATGCAGGGCCGGACCACGATTGTAATCGCCCATAGATTAGCTACGGTGGTGAACGCGGACCAGATTATTTTTATGGAGAAGGGCCGGATTACCGGCAAGGGCACGCATGAGGAGCTGCTGAGGGACCATGAGCTGTACCGTGAATTCGCCGAGCAGCAGCTGCAGCTGAACACACCTGAGCTTCTGAGCCAAGGGATAGAGGAGGGTTCTACAGACTATGGTCAAAATACTGGTAGTGGACGACGATCCGCACATCCGCGAATTGGTGGGAGTGTTCCTGAGAGCTGA
- a CDS encoding Spo0E family sporulation regulatory protein-aspartic acid phosphatase, giving the protein MHSPAIVRIRIERARSKLYKLHSQYGGFDHPVVLQQSIVLDELLNAYDNAYRMMTMPPA; this is encoded by the coding sequence ATGCATAGTCCAGCAATCGTTAGAATTCGTATTGAGCGAGCCAGAAGCAAGCTTTATAAATTACATAGTCAATATGGCGGTTTTGATCATCCTGTGGTCTTGCAGCAATCCATAGTACTGGATGAACTGCTCAATGCTTACGACAATGCCTACCGGATGATGACAATGCCGCCTGCTTAA
- a CDS encoding helix-turn-helix transcriptional regulator: MVHTVKIRDEIAAYLTKHKLSINQFAISSGIHSGTLSRVMKGQQALAMNHLTRVTSGMGLSEDYFYSKYVDECLYDSTPTWRRLRPFLLQCAALSRLDCIERVAQNLLDNLLYAPLLFEIAEELFEQKNWQAAALIYENVGASEKYQHSERLALCQYRLFLIHLGDDPQKNLIAAILLENYVDKLDEINQLDALKQLADIYHALQEWDKVSEVVEEMLRVASFHYDLHDESCRRHRDHKLYKRPLYTYILHAQLMRSCNYEEMGDYKTALDTLPQYMDHSWIREDDEEARRIKAQYIEWGTANTYLYRVMDGQIEVLDTYVEYISNHENEIFMALFKIVQLANQYKWDVDHVIQRFADYIPYRKVYSIFGEHNKFIHEKNYTQFCSELATYYLSRNRYKGDDVIMQSVDLSAKLDSEQQVIRGTISVDFEIAISNIPKSC, translated from the coding sequence GTGGTACATACAGTCAAAATTCGAGACGAGATAGCGGCGTATCTTACAAAACATAAACTGTCTATTAATCAATTTGCAATTTCCAGTGGAATTCATTCTGGTACACTCAGCCGGGTGATGAAGGGACAGCAGGCCTTGGCGATGAATCATTTGACTCGCGTGACAAGCGGGATGGGACTGTCGGAGGACTACTTTTATAGTAAGTATGTGGATGAATGTCTATATGATTCGACACCTACTTGGCGGCGTTTACGGCCTTTTCTGCTGCAATGCGCAGCGTTATCGCGTCTGGATTGTATTGAGCGGGTGGCACAGAATTTACTGGATAATCTGCTGTATGCACCACTGCTGTTCGAGATTGCCGAGGAGTTATTTGAACAGAAGAACTGGCAGGCCGCAGCATTAATCTATGAAAATGTAGGAGCCAGCGAGAAATATCAGCATTCCGAACGCTTGGCGCTCTGTCAATATCGGTTATTCCTAATTCATTTGGGCGATGATCCGCAGAAAAATTTAATCGCCGCTATTTTGCTGGAGAATTATGTCGATAAGCTGGATGAAATTAATCAGCTGGATGCGCTGAAGCAGTTGGCGGATATCTATCACGCGCTTCAGGAATGGGATAAGGTATCTGAGGTTGTAGAAGAAATGCTCCGAGTGGCCTCCTTCCATTATGACCTTCATGATGAATCATGCCGTAGGCATAGAGATCATAAGTTATATAAAAGGCCGCTTTATACCTATATATTACATGCTCAGCTTATGAGGTCCTGTAATTATGAAGAGATGGGGGATTACAAAACTGCACTGGACACGTTACCTCAGTATATGGATCATAGCTGGATAAGGGAAGATGACGAAGAAGCAAGGCGTATTAAGGCTCAATATATAGAATGGGGAACGGCTAATACGTACCTGTACCGCGTAATGGATGGACAGATTGAGGTCCTTGACACATATGTGGAATACATCTCAAATCACGAAAATGAAATATTCATGGCGCTGTTTAAGATCGTTCAATTGGCTAATCAGTATAAGTGGGACGTGGATCATGTGATACAGAGATTTGCGGACTACATTCCTTACCGGAAGGTTTACAGTATCTTTGGTGAACACAACAAATTCATTCATGAAAAAAACTACACACAATTCTGCAGCGAGCTGGCGACTTACTATCTGTCCCGCAATCGGTATAAAGGCGATGATGTAATTATGCAAAGCGTAGACTTATCTGCCAAATTAGACAGTGAGCAACAAGTGATCCGGGGGACGATATCCGTCGATTTCGAAATTGCGATTTCCAATATTCCGAAGTCGTGCTGA
- a CDS encoding helix-turn-helix transcriptional regulator: protein MEHTVKIRDEIAAYLTKHKLSINQFAIASGIHSGTLSRVMKGQQALAMNHLIRVTSGMGLPEDYFYSKYVDECLYDSTPTWRRLRPFLLQCAALSRLDCIERVAQNLLDNLLYAPLLFEVAEELFEQKNWQAAALIYENVGASEKYQHSERLALCQYRLFLINLGDDPQQNLIAASLFENYVDKLDEINQLDALKQLAHTYSSLRKWDKVGKLAEEILRVAANLYDLHKESNRKPNNGQVHKRPLYAYVLYAQLLRAYVLEECGDHKAALEIIPLYMDGNWIREDNEEVRRIIAQYQDWGRANTYLNRLMDGQFEVLGEYVEYISTRENEIFIALFRIVQAANRYNWNVDHVLQRFSGYIRHRKYSSIFGERNNQMMSDQHKQFCSELATYYLSRNRYKGDEVSMQGVDLSAKLDSEHHVIRGTISVDFEIAISDEKRW, encoded by the coding sequence GTGGAGCATACAGTCAAAATCAGGGATGAAATAGCAGCGTATCTCACAAAACATAAACTATCTATTAATCAGTTTGCAATTGCCAGCGGAATCCATTCCGGTACACTCAGCCGGGTGATGAAAGGGCAGCAAGCCTTGGCGATGAATCATTTGATTCGCGTGACAAGCGGGATGGGGCTGCCGGAGGACTACTTTTACAGTAAGTATGTGGATGAATGTCTATATGATTCGACACCGACTTGGCGGCGTCTGCGGCCGTTCCTGCTGCAATGCGCAGCGTTATCGCGTCTGGATTGTATTGAGCGGGTGGCACAGAATTTACTGGATAATCTGCTGTATGCACCGCTGCTGTTCGAGGTTGCCGAGGAGTTATTTGAGCAGAAGAACTGGCAGGCCGCAGCATTAATCTATGAAAATGTGGGAGCCAGCGAGAAATATCAGCATTCCGAACGTTTGGCGCTCTGTCAATATCGGCTCTTCCTGATTAATTTGGGCGATGATCCGCAGCAAAATTTAATTGCAGCCTCATTATTTGAGAATTATGTAGATAAGCTGGATGAAATCAATCAGTTGGATGCGTTGAAGCAGTTGGCCCACACTTATTCGTCCTTGCGGAAGTGGGATAAGGTAGGTAAATTAGCAGAGGAAATTCTGAGGGTCGCTGCAAATCTGTATGATCTTCATAAAGAATCAAATCGTAAGCCAAATAATGGACAGGTACACAAAAGGCCGCTGTACGCCTATGTTCTTTACGCCCAGCTTCTTCGTGCGTATGTGCTCGAGGAGTGCGGAGATCACAAGGCTGCGCTAGAAATAATACCTTTATATATGGATGGAAACTGGATACGGGAAGATAATGAAGAAGTGAGGCGGATTATTGCCCAATACCAGGATTGGGGTAGAGCCAATACTTATCTCAACCGTCTAATGGATGGACAGTTCGAGGTGCTTGGTGAATATGTAGAATATATTTCGACCCGTGAGAATGAAATATTTATAGCATTATTTAGGATTGTCCAGGCGGCCAATCGCTACAATTGGAATGTGGATCATGTTCTTCAAAGGTTTTCTGGGTATATTCGTCATCGTAAATATTCAAGTATTTTTGGAGAGCGTAACAACCAGATGATGAGTGATCAGCATAAGCAGTTCTGCAGCGAACTGGCGACATACTATCTGTCCCGCAATCGGTATAAAGGCGATGAGGTGTCTATGCAAGGAGTAGACTTATCCGCCAAATTAGACAGCGAGCATCATGTGATTCGGGGGACGATATCCGTGGATTTCGAGATTGCGATCTCGGATGAAAAAAGGTGGTAA
- a CDS encoding HAMP domain-containing sensor histidine kinase, which produces MKRRIMKIWDKMDIAGPIAGMLIMLYISWNGSYFGSRLLVRHFGWSFSEYGYHLFVMAMQIIIFFVCGATIAYATRGKDQNFYRPILTAMRQISQGDFKVELENSGQYRQFGGIVEGINEMASELSRMELMRQDFIASVSHEIQSPLTSIRGFAAALQEENLSPDIRKHYLDIIEAESRRLSGLSDNLLKLSVLEAESFPFERKPYRLDKQVQVMILAAEPQWLGKEIEVEAELQETTVTAVQDLLSQVWTNLLHNSIKFTPQGGRIIVTVRSMGEWVEVEVRDSGIGMTEEELERIFERFYKADKSRSVNSGSGSGLGLPLVKKIVELHEGSVHVTSRPGEGTAFVVRLPQQSG; this is translated from the coding sequence ATGAAGCGTAGAATCATGAAGATATGGGATAAAATGGATATCGCCGGACCTATCGCCGGAATGCTGATTATGCTCTATATCTCCTGGAACGGGAGCTATTTCGGATCAAGACTGCTGGTCCGTCATTTCGGCTGGTCCTTCTCTGAATACGGGTATCACCTGTTTGTTATGGCTATGCAGATTATCATCTTTTTCGTCTGCGGGGCCACTATTGCCTACGCTACACGCGGAAAGGATCAGAACTTCTATAGGCCGATCCTTACGGCTATGCGGCAGATCTCCCAAGGCGATTTCAAGGTTGAACTGGAGAACAGCGGCCAATACCGGCAGTTCGGAGGGATTGTGGAAGGGATCAACGAAATGGCGAGTGAGCTGAGCCGGATGGAGTTGATGCGGCAGGACTTCATCGCAAGCGTATCCCATGAGATCCAGTCCCCGCTGACCTCGATCCGCGGGTTCGCTGCCGCGCTGCAAGAGGAGAACCTCAGTCCGGATATCCGCAAGCATTACCTGGATATTATTGAAGCGGAGAGCCGCCGTCTGTCCGGCCTGAGCGACAATCTGCTGAAGCTGTCCGTGCTGGAGGCGGAGAGCTTCCCGTTCGAGCGGAAGCCTTATAGGCTGGATAAGCAAGTGCAGGTGATGATCCTGGCCGCAGAGCCGCAGTGGCTCGGCAAGGAGATTGAGGTAGAGGCTGAGCTTCAGGAGACCACCGTAACTGCGGTACAGGATCTGCTGAGCCAGGTATGGACCAACCTGCTGCATAACAGCATTAAGTTCACCCCGCAGGGCGGACGGATTATCGTCACTGTGCGCAGCATGGGGGAGTGGGTGGAGGTGGAGGTCAGGGACAGCGGGATCGGCATGACCGAAGAGGAGCTGGAGCGGATCTTCGAACGGTTCTATAAGGCGGATAAGTCCAGAAGCGTCAACAGCGGCAGCGGAAGCGGGCTGGGACTCCCGCTCGTGAAGAAGATCGTGGAGCTCCACGAAGGCAGCGTACACGTAACGAGCCGTCCCGGAGAGGGGACGGCATTCGTCGTGCGTCTGCCGCAGCAGAGCGGATGA
- a CDS encoding PLP-dependent aminotransferase family protein, translated as MTHPQRSNHADLNTPSPSVHTEASRPAAPGALQAGAGSDLPENWKPDPASPLPLHGQISGYFLTKISTGAWPPGMRLAPQRVLCRKLGVNRSTVVTALGQLTALGLIEGRRGGGTIVTGMRQPIGHTDTADAAAPAGTERSAHGNWNDYVEEGIHYPNLPTVQDINRLEYEPGLIRLGTGEPAPELLPGAAMNEVLAGLAQRVLPPLSYEEPLGSPVLRAAVSRLLARSGITAGPDSILITSGALQGLQLIALGLLPRGSSILLEKPSYLYSIHAFQSAGVKFSGLPMDERGLIPDRLAAEAVRSKAAMLYSIPSFHNPTGILMDAERRRELMQVTGRLGLPILEDGAYQELWLDTPPPPPLKALDQEGRVLHLGTLSKAASPGLRIGWIAGPEPVVRRLADIKMQSDYGASSLSQLAAASWLTGGYHEEHLHVLRGRLRARRDHMLELLQLHCTGLATWNVPAGGFYIWLSLHQAVPPRKLFSAALSAGLLLNTGDLYDRSDGRHLRLSYAYASAAELERSIPLLAELIRRGL; from the coding sequence TTGACACATCCACAACGCTCCAACCATGCAGACTTAAACACGCCCAGCCCATCCGTACATACGGAGGCTTCCCGGCCCGCAGCTCCTGGAGCGCTGCAAGCTGGTGCTGGCTCCGACCTACCGGAGAACTGGAAGCCGGACCCGGCTTCTCCGCTGCCGCTGCATGGTCAGATCTCCGGCTACTTCCTGACCAAGATCAGCACCGGGGCCTGGCCTCCCGGTATGCGGCTGGCCCCGCAGCGGGTGCTGTGCCGCAAGCTCGGAGTGAATCGCAGCACGGTGGTTACAGCGTTGGGCCAGCTGACCGCCTTGGGCCTGATTGAAGGCAGACGCGGCGGCGGAACTATAGTTACAGGTATGCGGCAGCCTATCGGCCATACAGATACGGCAGACGCAGCAGCTCCGGCCGGAACGGAGCGTTCAGCCCACGGTAACTGGAACGACTATGTGGAGGAGGGGATTCACTATCCCAACCTGCCCACCGTACAGGACATTAACCGGCTCGAATACGAGCCGGGCCTGATCCGCCTTGGCACGGGTGAGCCAGCGCCTGAGCTGCTGCCCGGAGCCGCGATGAACGAGGTGCTGGCCGGACTCGCGCAGCGCGTTCTTCCTCCGCTCTCCTATGAAGAGCCGCTCGGTAGTCCGGTGCTGCGGGCGGCGGTCAGCCGGTTACTGGCCCGGAGCGGCATTACCGCTGGCCCGGACTCCATTCTGATTACCTCCGGCGCCCTTCAGGGGCTTCAGCTCATTGCCCTCGGGCTGCTGCCGCGCGGCTCGTCTATTCTGCTGGAGAAGCCGTCTTATCTGTATTCGATTCATGCCTTTCAGTCTGCGGGGGTGAAATTCAGCGGCCTGCCTATGGATGAGCGTGGTCTGATCCCGGACCGTCTTGCAGCCGAGGCGGTCCGCAGTAAGGCCGCGATGCTCTACAGTATCCCTTCTTTTCATAACCCTACAGGGATCTTGATGGACGCCGAGCGCCGCCGGGAGCTGATGCAGGTCACAGGCAGACTCGGGCTGCCCATTCTGGAGGATGGGGCCTACCAGGAATTATGGCTGGACACACCGCCTCCACCACCGCTGAAGGCGCTGGATCAGGAGGGACGGGTCCTGCATCTGGGCACCCTGTCCAAGGCAGCCAGCCCCGGCCTGCGCATCGGCTGGATTGCCGGACCGGAGCCGGTCGTCCGGCGGCTGGCCGACATCAAGATGCAGAGCGATTATGGCGCAAGCTCCCTGTCCCAGCTGGCGGCCGCAAGCTGGCTTACGGGCGGCTATCATGAGGAGCATCTGCATGTGCTGCGCGGCAGACTACGCGCGCGCCGCGACCACATGCTTGAGCTGCTGCAGCTCCATTGCACCGGACTGGCAACCTGGAATGTGCCAGCAGGAGGCTTCTATATCTGGCTTTCTCTCCACCAGGCTGTTCCTCCGCGCAAGCTGTTCAGTGCAGCGCTAAGTGCCGGACTGCTGCTTAATACAGGCGATCTGTATGACCGCAGCGACGGGAGGCATCTCAGACTGTCCTACGCTTATGCCTCTGCGGCAGAACTGGAGCGCAGCATTCCCCTGCTGGCTGAGCTGATCCGGCGGGGACTGTGA
- a CDS encoding response regulator transcription factor, with product MVKILVVDDDPHIRELVGVFLRAEGMAEVLSASDGLEALQLLEETAADMAIIDIMMPNMDGWELCRELRGQYDFPILMLTAKGETSQIVKGFELGTDDYLVKPFEPPVLIARVKALLKRYQISAAQSVTVGNLRMNRATYEVLSEHGEFTLPLKEFELLFKLASYRGQTLTRDRLIEEIWGYDYEGNERTLDVHVGRLRERFPQERFGFSIRTIRGLGYRLEG from the coding sequence ATGGTCAAAATACTGGTAGTGGACGACGATCCGCACATCCGCGAATTGGTGGGAGTGTTCCTGAGAGCTGAAGGGATGGCAGAGGTGCTGAGCGCTTCTGACGGACTGGAGGCGCTGCAGCTGCTCGAAGAGACTGCGGCGGATATGGCGATCATTGATATTATGATGCCGAATATGGACGGCTGGGAGCTGTGCCGGGAGCTGCGGGGGCAGTACGATTTTCCGATACTGATGCTGACGGCCAAGGGGGAGACCTCGCAGATTGTCAAAGGCTTCGAGCTGGGCACAGACGACTATCTGGTCAAGCCGTTCGAGCCGCCGGTGCTGATCGCCAGGGTCAAGGCGCTGCTGAAGCGTTACCAGATTTCGGCTGCCCAGAGTGTTACCGTTGGCAATCTGCGGATGAACCGCGCAACCTATGAAGTGCTTTCCGAGCATGGCGAGTTCACGCTGCCACTGAAGGAATTCGAGCTGCTTTTCAAGCTGGCCAGTTACCGGGGGCAGACGCTGACCCGTGACCGGCTCATTGAGGAGATCTGGGGCTACGATTACGAAGGCAATGAGCGGACGCTGGATGTACATGTGGGCCGTCTGCGCGAGCGTTTTCCGCAGGAGAGATTCGGATTCTCCATTCGTACGATCCGGGGGCTTGGCTACCGGCTGGAGGGATAG